The Dioscorea cayenensis subsp. rotundata cultivar TDr96_F1 chromosome 19, TDr96_F1_v2_PseudoChromosome.rev07_lg8_w22 25.fasta, whole genome shotgun sequence genome includes a window with the following:
- the LOC120250656 gene encoding DNA-binding protein SMUBP-2 isoform X1 — protein MEKGAKSRGKPSPLTLDQFISIMAPLIDLEKEAEISASISSSSSKSIDVAQKKGSAILNLKCVDVQTGLMGKSLIEFQSTKGDVLPAHKFGTHDVVVLKPNKADPGSAALGQGVVYRLKDSSIVVAFDDIPEDGLNIPLRLEKVANEVTYNSMKNTLVQLSKGVQKGPAADLIQVLFGEKPPTISKKTMSLTSFNKNLDHSQKEAISKALSSRDVFLLHGPPGTGKTTTVVEIILQEVKNGSKVLACAASNIAVDNIVERLVPYRVRLVRFGHPARLLPQVLESALDAQVLRGDNSGLANDIRKEMKVLNGKLLKAKDRNTKREIRKELRALSKEERTRQQLAVADVIKNADVVLTTLTGAFSRKLDGVTFDLVVIDEAAQALEVACWIALLKGSRCILAGDHLQLPPTVQSVEAERKGLGKTLFERLADLYGEAVTSMLTVQYRMHELIMNWSSKELYDSKIEAHSSVARHVLYDIEGVQRSSSTESALLLIDTAGCDMEEKKDEEDSTMNEGEAAVAIAHAKRLVESGLHATNIGIITPYAAQVVLLKTLRSKEGKLKELEISTVDGFQGREKEAIVISMVRSNSKKEVGFLTDHRRMNVAVTRARRQCCIICDTDTVSHDSFLKRMIEYFEEHAEYLSASEYTNV, from the exons ATGGAGAAAGGAGCGAAATCCCGCGGCAAACCCTCGCCCTTGACCCTTGACCAATTCATCTCTATTATGGCTCCTCTCATCGATCTGGAAAAG GAGGCTGAGATATCAGCATCTATTAGTTCTTCCTCATCAAAGAGCATAGATGTTGCACAAAAGAAGGGTTCTGCCATTCTTAATCTTAAATGTGTAGATGTACAG ACAGGATTGATGGGGAAATCACTTATTGAGTTTCAATCTACAAAGGGAGATGTTCTTCCTGCTCACAAG TTTGGTACCCATGATGTGGTAGTCTTGAAACCTAACAAGGCTGATCCAGGTTCTGCTGCACTTGGACAAGGTGTTGTTTATCGCCTAAAG GATTCTTCAATCGTTGTGGCTTTTGATGATATTCCAGAAGATGGTTTAAACATCCCTCTGCGTCTCGAGAAGGTGGCAAATGAG GTAACTTATAACAGTATGAAGAATACATTAGTCCAACTCAGCAAGGGTGTCCAGAAGGGACCAGCTGCAgatttgattcaagttttattTGGGGAGAAACCACCCACTATCTCAAAGAAAACTATGTCTTTAACCTCCTTTAACAAAAATCTTGATCACTCACAG AAAGAGGCAATTTCAAAGGCTCTATCATCTAGGGATGTATTTTTGCTTCATGGACCACCTGGAACTGGAAAGACGACAACAGTGGTTGAAATAATTTTACAGGAAGTAAAAAATGGCTCCAAGGTTCTTGCATGTGCTGCTTCTAATATTGCTGTTGACAACATTGTTGAAAGACTAGTCCCATATAG AGTAAGATTGGTGAGGTTCGGGCATCCAGCTCGTTTGCTGCCTCAAGTATTGGAGAGTGCGCTTGATGCTCAG gTACTACGAGGAGATAACAGTGGCTTGGCAAATGATATTCGAAAGGAAATGAAG GTTCTAAATGGGAAGCTGCTGAAGGCAAAAGATAGAAACACAAAAAGGGAAATAAGAAAGGAACTTAGGGCCTTGTCCAAAGAAGAGAGGACAAGACAACAGCTAGCCGTGGCAGATGTTATAAAAAATGCTGATGTAGTGCTGACAACTTTAACTGGTGCTTTTTCTCGAAAATTAGATGGTGTTACATTTGATTTGGTTGTAATTGATGAAGCTGCTCAAGCGCTTGAGGTCGCTTGTTGGATAGCTTTATTAAAG GGATCAAGATGTATACTTGCTGGAGACCATCTTCAGCTTCCCCCAACTGTACAAAGTGTTGAAGCTGAGAGGAAAGGCTTAGGAAAGACTCTATTTGAGCGTCTTGCTGACTTGTATGGGGAGGCAGTCACGTCTATGCTCACTGTTCAGTATCGTATGCATGAACTTATAATGAACTGGTCATCCAAAGAACTCTATGATAGTAAG ATTGAAGCTCATTCTAGTGTCGCTAGGCATGTGCTTTATGATATTGAAGGTGTTCAAAGGTCATCATCAACAGAATCTGCCCTTCTTCTGATAGACACAGCTGG GTGTGACATGGAGGAAAAAAAGGATGAAGAAGACAGCACAATGAATGAGGGTGAGGCTGCTGTTGCCATAGCTCATGCCAAAAGACTTGTTGAAAGTGGCCTGCATGCGACAAACATTGGAATTATCACCCCTTATGCTGCTCAG GTTGTTTTACTGAAAACACTGAGAAGCAAAGAAGGCAAATTAAAAGAACTGGAGATTTCTACTGTTGATGGGTTCCAAGGTCGAGAAAAAGAAGCCATTGTTATTTCTATGGTCCGATCTAATTCAAAGAAAGAG GTTGGCTTTTTAACCGACCATAGGAGAATGAATGTGGCTGTGACTCGAGCAAGAAGACAGTGCTGCATCATCTGTGACACTGATACTGTAAGCCATGATAGTTTCTTGAAACGAATGATAGAATACTTTGAGGAGCATGCCGAATATTTGAGTGCCTCTGAATATACAAATGTCTGA
- the LOC120250656 gene encoding DNA-binding protein SMUBP-2 isoform X2 — translation MCRCTGLMGKSLIEFQSTKGDVLPAHKFGTHDVVVLKPNKADPGSAALGQGVVYRLKDSSIVVAFDDIPEDGLNIPLRLEKVANEVTYNSMKNTLVQLSKGVQKGPAADLIQVLFGEKPPTISKKTMSLTSFNKNLDHSQKEAISKALSSRDVFLLHGPPGTGKTTTVVEIILQEVKNGSKVLACAASNIAVDNIVERLVPYRVRLVRFGHPARLLPQVLESALDAQVLRGDNSGLANDIRKEMKVLNGKLLKAKDRNTKREIRKELRALSKEERTRQQLAVADVIKNADVVLTTLTGAFSRKLDGVTFDLVVIDEAAQALEVACWIALLKGSRCILAGDHLQLPPTVQSVEAERKGLGKTLFERLADLYGEAVTSMLTVQYRMHELIMNWSSKELYDSKIEAHSSVARHVLYDIEGVQRSSSTESALLLIDTAGCDMEEKKDEEDSTMNEGEAAVAIAHAKRLVESGLHATNIGIITPYAAQVVLLKTLRSKEGKLKELEISTVDGFQGREKEAIVISMVRSNSKKEVGFLTDHRRMNVAVTRARRQCCIICDTDTVSHDSFLKRMIEYFEEHAEYLSASEYTNV, via the exons ATGTGTAGATGTACAG GATTGATGGGGAAATCACTTATTGAGTTTCAATCTACAAAGGGAGATGTTCTTCCTGCTCACAAG TTTGGTACCCATGATGTGGTAGTCTTGAAACCTAACAAGGCTGATCCAGGTTCTGCTGCACTTGGACAAGGTGTTGTTTATCGCCTAAAG GATTCTTCAATCGTTGTGGCTTTTGATGATATTCCAGAAGATGGTTTAAACATCCCTCTGCGTCTCGAGAAGGTGGCAAATGAG GTAACTTATAACAGTATGAAGAATACATTAGTCCAACTCAGCAAGGGTGTCCAGAAGGGACCAGCTGCAgatttgattcaagttttattTGGGGAGAAACCACCCACTATCTCAAAGAAAACTATGTCTTTAACCTCCTTTAACAAAAATCTTGATCACTCACAG AAAGAGGCAATTTCAAAGGCTCTATCATCTAGGGATGTATTTTTGCTTCATGGACCACCTGGAACTGGAAAGACGACAACAGTGGTTGAAATAATTTTACAGGAAGTAAAAAATGGCTCCAAGGTTCTTGCATGTGCTGCTTCTAATATTGCTGTTGACAACATTGTTGAAAGACTAGTCCCATATAG AGTAAGATTGGTGAGGTTCGGGCATCCAGCTCGTTTGCTGCCTCAAGTATTGGAGAGTGCGCTTGATGCTCAG gTACTACGAGGAGATAACAGTGGCTTGGCAAATGATATTCGAAAGGAAATGAAG GTTCTAAATGGGAAGCTGCTGAAGGCAAAAGATAGAAACACAAAAAGGGAAATAAGAAAGGAACTTAGGGCCTTGTCCAAAGAAGAGAGGACAAGACAACAGCTAGCCGTGGCAGATGTTATAAAAAATGCTGATGTAGTGCTGACAACTTTAACTGGTGCTTTTTCTCGAAAATTAGATGGTGTTACATTTGATTTGGTTGTAATTGATGAAGCTGCTCAAGCGCTTGAGGTCGCTTGTTGGATAGCTTTATTAAAG GGATCAAGATGTATACTTGCTGGAGACCATCTTCAGCTTCCCCCAACTGTACAAAGTGTTGAAGCTGAGAGGAAAGGCTTAGGAAAGACTCTATTTGAGCGTCTTGCTGACTTGTATGGGGAGGCAGTCACGTCTATGCTCACTGTTCAGTATCGTATGCATGAACTTATAATGAACTGGTCATCCAAAGAACTCTATGATAGTAAG ATTGAAGCTCATTCTAGTGTCGCTAGGCATGTGCTTTATGATATTGAAGGTGTTCAAAGGTCATCATCAACAGAATCTGCCCTTCTTCTGATAGACACAGCTGG GTGTGACATGGAGGAAAAAAAGGATGAAGAAGACAGCACAATGAATGAGGGTGAGGCTGCTGTTGCCATAGCTCATGCCAAAAGACTTGTTGAAAGTGGCCTGCATGCGACAAACATTGGAATTATCACCCCTTATGCTGCTCAG GTTGTTTTACTGAAAACACTGAGAAGCAAAGAAGGCAAATTAAAAGAACTGGAGATTTCTACTGTTGATGGGTTCCAAGGTCGAGAAAAAGAAGCCATTGTTATTTCTATGGTCCGATCTAATTCAAAGAAAGAG GTTGGCTTTTTAACCGACCATAGGAGAATGAATGTGGCTGTGACTCGAGCAAGAAGACAGTGCTGCATCATCTGTGACACTGATACTGTAAGCCATGATAGTTTCTTGAAACGAATGATAGAATACTTTGAGGAGCATGCCGAATATTTGAGTGCCTCTGAATATACAAATGTCTGA